The Cellvibrio polysaccharolyticus genomic interval GTTAATTGTGCCGATCTGTGTTACCGGAAGCCGCCGCAAAGGCGGCTTTTTTGTGTCCGCAGTGGTGGATTGTTGCGCCGCTCGCTAAAAGAAGCCGGCAGAGTTTGGCGTGATCAATGATGCGGCTCGTCTCCCGGCGCGGGTCCGTGCTACCATGTTGGAGTAACCAGATTGCCCCATTCCTGAAAGGTAACCCATGAAAAAAACGTTCAAACTGCACATTGAAGGCAAAAACCCCGACCGCGTGCTGGAAGCCATCAAGCATGAGGTGCGCAAATACGTTAAGCGCGAGCGCAACAAAGCTTTGCCGCAGGGTGTTGATTACTGGACCTTTGATTGCAAGTTCGGCCTGACTGAAGCAGATGCTGAAGTGGTCGCTCTGTCTGACATTACGCGCCGTATGGACGCTGTTGCCGCCGCCGGTGGCGATGTTTTTTATGTGGAAATTCTTGCCGCTTACGGCTTCAGAAAGCCGCGCGAAGACTTCGGCTCCGAAGCCG includes:
- a CDS encoding DUF6172 family protein, which produces MKKTFKLHIEGKNPDRVLEAIKHEVRKYVKRERNKALPQGVDYWTFDCKFGLTEADAEVVALSDITRRMDAVAAAGGDVFYVEILAAYGFRKPREDFGSEADNELIED